A window of Cohnella herbarum contains these coding sequences:
- a CDS encoding formylglycine-generating enzyme family protein, translating into MSCCGPSRFQTSDTSLLTEQVDSDRGIEASVIDKSGMVYIPGGSFLMGTNDREGFPADGEGPIHGVAITGFYMDACAVTNEEFARFVTATGYVTEAERFGWSYVFHLFVSPDTASRSNRTPPGTPWWLVVEGADWRHPEGPDTGFEDRRDHPVIHVSWNDAMAYCAWAGKRLPSEAEWEYAARGGLIQKRYPWGDELKPGGEHRCNIWQGKFPVKDHASDGYSGTAPVRSYHPNGYGLYNMAGNAWEWCADWFSPNYYSSNETDNPLGPREGSERVIRGGSYLCHKSYCNRYRVAARSKNTPDSSTGNIGFRCVLSI; encoded by the coding sequence ATGAGTTGTTGCGGTCCTAGCCGTTTCCAGACAAGCGACACATCCCTTCTAACGGAACAAGTAGACTCGGATCGGGGCATAGAGGCGTCCGTAATCGACAAATCCGGAATGGTATATATTCCCGGAGGCTCTTTTCTCATGGGAACGAATGACCGGGAAGGCTTCCCCGCCGATGGAGAAGGGCCGATTCACGGCGTCGCGATCACCGGATTTTACATGGACGCCTGTGCGGTTACGAACGAAGAGTTTGCCAGGTTTGTCACGGCTACGGGTTATGTAACGGAAGCCGAACGCTTTGGTTGGTCGTACGTATTTCATTTGTTCGTGTCGCCGGATACGGCATCCCGCAGTAATCGAACTCCGCCGGGAACGCCGTGGTGGCTCGTCGTTGAAGGGGCGGATTGGCGTCATCCGGAAGGTCCGGATACCGGATTCGAAGATCGAAGAGATCATCCGGTGATTCATGTCAGTTGGAATGATGCCATGGCGTATTGCGCATGGGCCGGCAAGCGCCTGCCTTCCGAAGCGGAATGGGAATACGCCGCCCGCGGAGGACTTATTCAGAAGCGATACCCTTGGGGGGACGAACTTAAGCCCGGAGGCGAGCATCGGTGTAACATCTGGCAAGGCAAATTTCCTGTCAAGGATCACGCGAGCGACGGGTATTCCGGCACCGCTCCGGTTCGAAGCTATCACCCCAACGGGTATGGTCTGTATAACATGGCGGGGAATGCGTGGGAATGGTGCGCCGATTGGTTTAGTCCGAACTATTATTCTTCCAATGAAACGGATAATCCGTTAGGGCCCCGTGAGGGAAGCGAAAGAGTAATACGGGGAGGCTCGTATTTATGCCACAAATCGTATTGCAACAGGTACCGAGTAGCGGCTCGAAGCAAGAATACGCCTGACAGCTCGACCGGAAATATCGGTTTTCGATGCGTACTGTCGATTTGA
- a CDS encoding chromate transporter has product MLWELFVTFLKIGFVSFGGGYAVIPLIQYEVAANGWLSSSEFQAAVSLAGMAPGPIATNSATLIGYKTAGLWGAILSTLGIVLPSLVVVILLTTVFIRLQHNKWLKSSFYGLRPIITGLIVYAAIHFGFLGGNENAFTWNTVYTLGICAGSLYVMLKYKFHPFKVILTAGVAGIVLF; this is encoded by the coding sequence ATGTTATGGGAATTGTTCGTTACGTTTCTGAAAATAGGCTTTGTTTCCTTCGGTGGCGGTTATGCCGTCATCCCTCTCATTCAATATGAAGTGGCGGCTAACGGGTGGCTCTCAAGCAGCGAATTTCAAGCGGCGGTGTCGCTTGCCGGAATGGCGCCCGGGCCAATAGCGACGAACAGCGCTACGCTTATCGGCTATAAAACGGCAGGGTTATGGGGCGCGATATTATCAACTCTAGGCATTGTATTGCCGTCTCTCGTTGTCGTTATACTGCTTACTACTGTATTCATCCGTCTTCAGCATAACAAATGGCTAAAGTCTTCATTTTATGGCTTACGTCCTATTATTACGGGGCTGATCGTATATGCCGCGATTCATTTCGGTTTTCTCGGCGGAAACGAGAACGCATTTACTTGGAATACGGTTTATACGTTGGGCATCTGCGCGGGAAGTCTCTATGTTATGCTTAAATACAAGTTCCACCCTTTTAAGGTTATTCTGACGGCCGGCGTTGCCGGTATTGTATTATTTTAA
- a CDS encoding chromate transporter yields MGIRKRKGHDLLLQLFWTFFRIGPSTFGGGYAMMPAIEREVIEKKQWIDDKELADMVSLSGSAPGGVGVNAAAFVGYRKAGIAGAVAAVAGVTLPTFLIVIALSLFYLYFQDNSKVEAALKGVHGAVVALILMAAFRMAKSSVFDVATTCVAIGAFLALFLLDINPLYIILSGLLAGTALVKGKELIGLRARTEKSGMNKSKHELVYPEYYI; encoded by the coding sequence GTGGGGATTCGGAAACGGAAGGGACACGACTTGCTCTTGCAATTGTTTTGGACTTTTTTCCGCATCGGACCTTCCACGTTCGGCGGCGGTTACGCTATGATGCCAGCTATAGAGCGGGAAGTGATCGAGAAGAAGCAATGGATCGACGACAAGGAGTTAGCGGATATGGTTTCTTTATCCGGGTCGGCTCCCGGCGGAGTCGGGGTAAACGCCGCCGCTTTCGTCGGTTATCGTAAAGCCGGGATTGCAGGGGCTGTTGCAGCGGTTGCGGGCGTTACGTTGCCGACCTTCCTGATCGTGATCGCTTTAAGCTTGTTTTATTTGTATTTTCAGGACAATTCCAAGGTAGAAGCAGCTTTGAAAGGCGTGCATGGCGCCGTAGTCGCATTGATTCTCATGGCTGCTTTCCGGATGGCGAAGTCATCGGTTTTTGACGTGGCCACGACGTGTGTAGCCATTGGGGCTTTCTTGGCGTTATTCTTGCTCGATATTAATCCGCTATATATCATTCTATCCGGGTTGCTGGCCGGAACCGCGCTCGTGAAAGGAAAGGAATTGATCGGTCTTCGGGCGCGGACGGAGAAATCAGGGATGAATAAGTCGAAGCATGAGCTTGTCTATCCGGAATATTATATTTGA
- a CDS encoding ABC transporter substrate-binding protein — translation MRKVKKGLYTVVAGALAGMLMLSGCSKSETGAGNGEASEESSAPSIELNMTMMTESQNDTSEKEAWESIAQSYMDKNPGVTINMEVQNFGGVEQHRAWVTTQLIAGTAPDIFMTRRIWDHEDLNKGQLVDLTPYFKEPSAYLGDKSLEGTISPSVLAQLIGAQKQYASVPTYVDVVRVLYNKDLFTKAGIEKVPQTWNEFMDAQAKLKDSGVTPFAFPNSKPGDFNYSWTSRILTEELIANTYPELDVSGNGFIEINEYVRGVDQGLIDIEKSPYKDMFGIIKDWSQYWSKGYNGLDMNSSNDLFLRGEAAMIMRTSAQSKVMFESKARQFEMASFPLPYLTQDNHPDAAGKLMEIGGVPAGNLAIPATIPKEKLEAAIDFLRFTVSPEIQGSMADKLYRAPVTENADLPEKLAGFKFAGEQMKLNIYGGEVDKNVTENNQKLGQLFLDGKITQEKYISQLKKVMVDGVNKLMTTNDWNKENNYGITK, via the coding sequence ATGAGGAAGGTCAAGAAAGGTTTGTACACCGTGGTTGCCGGTGCTTTAGCCGGAATGTTGATGTTAAGCGGATGCTCCAAAAGCGAAACGGGCGCCGGTAACGGGGAAGCGAGCGAGGAATCCTCCGCTCCGTCGATTGAGCTGAATATGACGATGATGACGGAGTCGCAGAATGACACGTCCGAGAAAGAAGCATGGGAATCGATCGCGCAAAGCTATATGGACAAAAACCCCGGCGTCACCATTAACATGGAAGTTCAGAATTTTGGCGGGGTCGAGCAGCATAGAGCTTGGGTCACTACGCAATTGATCGCCGGCACGGCACCCGATATTTTCATGACTCGCCGGATTTGGGATCACGAAGATTTGAATAAAGGCCAACTGGTCGATCTGACCCCTTATTTCAAGGAACCGTCGGCTTATCTGGGCGACAAGTCGCTGGAAGGGACGATCTCCCCCTCCGTTCTGGCGCAATTGATCGGCGCTCAGAAGCAATATGCCAGCGTTCCGACCTATGTGGACGTGGTCAGGGTTTTGTATAACAAGGATTTGTTTACGAAAGCGGGAATCGAAAAAGTACCGCAAACTTGGAACGAGTTCATGGATGCGCAAGCCAAGCTTAAGGACAGCGGAGTGACTCCATTCGCGTTCCCGAACAGCAAGCCGGGAGATTTCAACTATAGCTGGACTTCCCGGATTCTGACCGAGGAGCTGATCGCGAATACCTATCCCGAGCTTGATGTCAGCGGCAACGGTTTCATTGAGATTAACGAATACGTACGCGGCGTAGATCAAGGACTGATCGATATCGAGAAGAGCCCTTATAAGGATATGTTTGGCATAATTAAGGATTGGAGCCAATACTGGTCCAAAGGTTACAACGGCCTTGATATGAATTCATCCAACGATCTGTTTCTGCGCGGCGAAGCGGCAATGATCATGAGAACGAGCGCGCAAAGCAAGGTTATGTTCGAATCTAAAGCACGTCAATTCGAGATGGCTTCCTTCCCGCTGCCTTATTTGACGCAAGATAACCATCCGGACGCCGCAGGCAAACTGATGGAGATCGGCGGAGTTCCGGCCGGAAATCTGGCTATTCCCGCTACGATTCCGAAAGAAAAGCTTGAGGCTGCCATCGACTTCCTCCGCTTCACCGTATCTCCCGAGATTCAGGGCTCGATGGCCGATAAGCTCTACAGAGCGCCGGTCACGGAGAATGCGGACCTGCCGGAGAAGCTGGCCGGATTTAAGTTCGCGGGAGAGCAAATGAAGTTGAATATTTACGGCGGTGAAGTCGACAAGAACGTAACCGAGAATAACCAAAAGCTCGGTCAGCTGTTCCTGGACGGAAAGATCACGCAGGAAAAATACATCAGCCAACTGAAGAAAGTCATGGTTGACGGCGTTAACAAATTAATGACAACGAACGATTGGAACAAAGAGAACAATTACGGAATCACGAAGTAA
- a CDS encoding carbohydrate ABC transporter permease, whose product MGRIILTVLLLLTLFPFYMLIVTSLKQYDQIVHHFWAPAFPLHVGNYSEVFMQIYPFLLNSILITAGIVFCVLLNSTLAGFAFVRYEFFGKNVLYFLIIMLMMVPGFLLLIPQFILFKDLGLINTYWAQIFGPMAGASAMATMLTRTFFQGLSGSLLEAAEMEGAGDFKVFYSIILPLSTPIISTIAIINALLGWNNYIWPLVVTSGDKVKPIILALNNIEGTIDTVQGLQFAGFVVASLPLFLLFIFATRSFVSGITAGAVKG is encoded by the coding sequence ATGGGCCGTATCATACTGACCGTACTGCTTCTGCTCACCTTGTTTCCGTTCTATATGCTGATCGTTACTTCGCTCAAGCAATACGATCAAATCGTACATCATTTCTGGGCTCCGGCTTTCCCCCTGCATGTCGGTAATTACTCCGAGGTTTTCATGCAGATCTACCCGTTTCTATTGAATTCCATTCTGATTACGGCCGGCATCGTTTTCTGCGTGCTTCTCAATTCAACGCTTGCGGGATTCGCATTCGTCCGGTATGAGTTTTTCGGAAAAAACGTGCTTTACTTTCTAATCATTATGTTGATGATGGTTCCGGGCTTCCTGCTGTTGATCCCTCAGTTCATTCTGTTCAAGGATCTTGGTCTGATCAACACGTATTGGGCGCAAATATTCGGCCCGATGGCAGGCGCATCCGCCATGGCGACAATGCTCACAAGGACATTCTTCCAGGGATTATCGGGAAGTTTGCTGGAAGCCGCGGAGATGGAGGGGGCCGGCGATTTCAAGGTGTTCTACTCCATCATTTTACCGCTGTCCACGCCGATTATTTCCACGATAGCGATCATCAACGCCCTATTGGGCTGGAACAATTACATATGGCCGCTGGTTGTCACCTCGGGCGACAAAGTGAAACCGATTATCCTGGCTTTGAACAACATTGAGGGTACGATCGATACGGTTCAGGGACTTCAATTCGCTGGCTTCGTCGTTGCTTCTCTACCGCTGTTCCTGCTGTTCATATTTGCCACCAGATCTTTCGTATCGGGGATTACCGCCGGAGCGGTAAAAGGATAA
- a CDS encoding carbohydrate ABC transporter permease: MSDIAVKNGAALLTDAKAAKRKKRVMTHLKAYLFLVPIFISMGLFKYIPFFNAIIKSFYEWNGANIDNFIGMNNYVRLFQDESFHISLKNIALFTGSFIVINLTLPLFAAVTISHMVSKRVQNLYKTLFLVPMVVPYIIIFLLWRWIYMGDGAINQFLTVVGLEQLTQTWLGDSDLALWSIVFVNFPWIGGIYFLIFLAGMITISPELYEVGRIDGISKWQRFWRIELPLIKNQIRLVVVLAFINQFQSFENVLVLTNGGPGFSTLTPALYLYKQGFEYNELGYASAIGVVVFVILVTVTLLFNRFIKPTDKLD, translated from the coding sequence TTGAGCGACATCGCCGTTAAGAACGGAGCCGCGCTCCTAACGGACGCGAAAGCGGCAAAACGCAAGAAGCGGGTAATGACCCATCTGAAAGCTTACCTGTTTCTTGTTCCGATCTTCATATCCATGGGCTTGTTTAAGTATATTCCGTTTTTTAACGCCATCATTAAGTCCTTCTATGAGTGGAATGGCGCGAACATCGATAATTTCATCGGCATGAACAACTACGTTCGGCTGTTTCAGGACGAATCGTTCCATATTTCCTTGAAAAACATCGCTCTCTTTACCGGAAGTTTTATCGTCATCAACCTGACTTTACCCTTGTTCGCGGCGGTGACCATTTCGCACATGGTCAGCAAGCGCGTACAGAATTTATACAAAACGCTATTTCTCGTACCTATGGTCGTTCCTTATATCATCATCTTTCTCCTCTGGAGATGGATTTATATGGGGGACGGCGCCATCAACCAATTCCTGACCGTCGTCGGACTGGAACAATTAACCCAGACGTGGCTCGGCGACAGCGATCTGGCATTGTGGTCGATCGTCTTCGTTAACTTTCCGTGGATCGGAGGCATTTACTTTCTGATCTTCCTTGCCGGAATGATCACCATCTCGCCCGAGTTATACGAAGTGGGGCGGATAGACGGGATAAGCAAGTGGCAGCGGTTCTGGCGGATCGAGCTTCCGCTTATCAAAAATCAAATCCGTCTTGTCGTTGTCCTCGCCTTCATCAATCAGTTTCAAAGCTTTGAGAACGTTCTCGTATTGACGAACGGAGGACCAGGCTTCTCTACGCTAACTCCGGCCTTATATTTGTACAAGCAAGGGTTCGAGTACAACGAGCTTGGATACGCTTCCGCGATCGGGGTCGTGGTGTTCGTTATCCTCGTTACCGTAACGCTGTTGTTCAACAGATTCATCAAACCTACGGATAAACTCGACTAA